In the Triticum aestivum cultivar Chinese Spring chromosome 2B, IWGSC CS RefSeq v2.1, whole genome shotgun sequence genome, CCTTTTGCAGGAAGCCGCTGTTTCTTTTTTCTGATATATAAAATGCTCGTGGCTCTTTGGGTATGATCGAGTTTGGATTGGAATCCTTTAACCCGAAAgcactagttaaggagtactccttgcggagatcggatccggcttgcctgctcttttcccatgctcccatccgtgctcccacttcatcctatggctgtccttttctctttttcttttctaatctaatcTTCTCCCCCCCcctgatttttagggggtggggccgggtcttattttcttccaatcaaatcaagccacgtacgcgggagcacggatgggagcatgggaaggaagcaggcaagtctcgtccgcggagatcactccaacttccataaattgcgacaagtggcacgctgcatgtgcgccacttgtcgcaacccgggagttttcccttttttcgtagatccgtttattcaaaacgttttatctcttaaaccgtgcgtccaaatcttgaaccgctttcgccgttggattccttgcgtcgagatcttcaaaactagatcctatgttgataggttttgacgaactttttttcacgaaaaaaaccggacgaaaaaacctgacaaaaaaaccgaaccgggagcacggattgttttccctttccgaaagaggcacacccgtgcctctgacgaaatcacaaccgttcctctcgcgaaagcaaaaccgtgcctctcgtgaaagaaagaaaaaacagaaaacgcgttttttttcgtttttgaggaggcatggccgtgactctcgcgaatgcacaatcgtgcctctcgcagaagcaaaaccgtgcctctcgcggaagaaaaaaatagaaaacgtgttctcttgtttccaagaggcacggtcgtgactctcacggaagcaaaaccatgcctctcgtgaaagaaaaaaacagaaaacacattttttttcgtttccaaaggatacggccgtgcctctcgcgaaagcacaatcatgcctctcgcgaaaaaatgcggttgtttccaaaaaaaaattcaaaacttttTTTGGTCAAAAAGCTAGTGAAGACCGATGGAAAACTAAAACGTAAAAGAAaatcgtttaaaaagccgaaaacgcgtgcagaaaaattaaaaaagaaacaaaatcccGAGGGAGTGTCCAGAGCgggacacgtggcgaatggctgagagcgcgctaAGTGGCGCTGATTGTTGCGAGCctcccgaagaagcgctcgttaattagttgctccccctTTAACCAGTGAACCTTTCGAGTCGTTCTCTAGGGGTAGGCCTGGGCTGGCCCAAAAGGCCCAGTTAGCTATTTTTCTTATTTATTAGAACATAAAAAGGGTCATCCTGGCTCGTCAGCTAGTACTAGCCCAACAGCGGCCTGGACCATAGCCACCTCGCCCTACCACAGTGCGATATAACAAGGCATTTCCTATTTGGCACCACAGGCGTCAGTTAACGTGCATTTTGCTAACTGGCGCATGTGGCGTctataaatgggccggcccatctaggcgCTGGTTCTCGTTTTTTTTCAATTctgtgaacttttttcagattgatgaacttttttgaaatttaatgaacatttgtcttgaaaattgatgatttgtttttacttATAAACTTTTTTTcagtttcatgaacttttttcaatttctatgaactttttgcaAATTTAATAAACTTTTGCTAAGTTGGATGAGCTTTTTTCAAtttgaatgaactttttttcaaattattgaaatttttcaaaatttgtgaaccttttttaaTGATATGAATGTATTTtttaaaatggatgaactttttttctttAAATCTATAAACCTTTCTTCATTTCATATTTTTATTTtcgtaaaaaaattaaaaaaacttagGGCAGcacgctaatgggccggcccatgctaGCAGGATTGCAGGCGCCGGatcgttaacgggcgcctgcagcgctgtaTAGGAGCTCCCCTATAACAAGATCGGTTCGGtgtctcaaaaaaagaaaagaaaaagatcgCTCCGAGACCGAGAGGACCTAGCTAGGGCACGACACGACCAGCCAACATATCAAGCACATCCATCGCAGGGCGTCGCTAGCTTTCCAATTAGTTCACGTCTTGATCGGGATCGAGTCCGTCCAGAGTCTCCAAACCAGCAGCAACTCCATCGATCGCAGTTCCATGGCCCTCCCTGCGCTGAGAGCTCGTCTCGGACTGGGCTGCGCCACCAGGATCGCCAAGTTTGGCGACGGCGGCTCCCGCTCCGGCATGGCCGCAATCGGTCGCAGCAACGGCAAGACCCGGTGCTTCTCCTCCACCGCCGAGACGTCTTCCAACTCCGAATCTAGTGGTCTTCAATACGCTATGACTGCGGTACGTGCTTTCGGTGCTGTTGTCGCCCTAGGATGTCTCTTTAGTATGGAGGATAAAGTCGACCAAATCGGCAAGCAAGTCCACCAAATAGAGCAAAAAGTATTGAAGATGGAGGACAAGGTCGATAAAATCGATGAAATAGGGAAGAAAGTCCACCACACGGAGGCCAAGGTCGATAAAATCGTGAGGATGGAGATCACTCAGATAGCAACTCAGTTGGACGACAAAGTCATAGCAAAGACTATCGACCAGATGGAGGGCAAGGTCCATTCAATAGTGAGCATGGAGTATAAAGTCGATGAGATGGCGAACAAAGTCGAGAAGATGGAGAGGAAGGTCGATTAAATTGTCGGGATGGAGGATAAAGTCGATGAAATCGTGAAGAAAGTCGATGAGGTGAAGGGCAAAGCCGACCAAATAGGTATGACGTGTGATAGTATCAGTATGAAATTGAATTGGAAAAAATGATAGCCTAAGACCAAACAAAGCCATCGATGTTGGGAGCACAAAACCGACATAATAGTCAGACAAATACTTGGTAGGTGCCGATATATACCTAGTCTCAAGAGTAGAATTTTGCGGTTTTGTCTTCTTCGGTTTTTCCATCGACATGGATGGCAGCCATGTAATATGCTATGTAAGACTCGATAAATTTATGTTTGGCAGTCTTTGTCTTTGTAGCCTGAAACCGAACATTTTATGATGCATTGTGTAAATAATTGCTTTGTGGCTTATACTAAAGCATATCATGCTAGGACTTCACATATTATTTTTTTATGAAGCATGCACCTATGCCAGACTTACAAAACTGGAACAGGCACTGTACATTCAGTCAATATCAGTGACCGGAGGTCAAGTGGCACATCTGCGACCATAGTCTGGTCATCATCCAGACTTACAAAACTCAACCGGCAGTATATAAAGCTTCAACTGGACCATAGTGTGATTGAAGAGCTACAACCGTTTATATGAAAAGTTTAGTCCATAGTTTGAAAAGATTTCAACCAAACCACCGCGAAACAAAAAAGTTACAATCGTCCTCTTATATGAAAGCTTCAACCGACGGCCTACAGTGTTGTAAGCGACGTACAGAGATGGTACAACCGGTGCGCGGCAACGCTACAAACAAGTGGGTGACTGGCGCCGATGGACGTGAAAAAAGCTTCGACGGTGGAAAAAAGTTTCAAGCAGCTTAGGAAAAGCTTCAAACTGTGATGAAAAAGCTTCAGTCGGCATGAGCTTGAACTCCATGAAAGCTTCCACCGTGTGAGAAAAAGCTTCGACCGGCGTGCTGTTTTTTGTGCGAACGGCGGCGTTGAGAGCTGCGGCCGGTGACACGGCAGTGCTGCAACGGACGTGCTACGACGGCAGCGGCTAGGTACTGCTACAGACGGGGGGCGTGCTACAAGGCAGCAATGATTTGCTACAAGGGCGGCGCATCCTGCTGGAACCGAAGAGGTTGGTGCTGCGCGAGGGACCAGCCCTGTGATTCTGTCCATTCTGATGTGATTCAGTGTTGTGTCACACCAAAGGTACGTACAGACGAATAAATTTTTTTATTGTTGTACGTGTGCTTCAAAATGTAATTCTGAGCATTGATAGATGTTCTGGGAAATTGTAAGCATGTATTCCAAGTGACACGGGTTGGAGAGTGGAGAATCGTATAacctgaaaagaaaagaaaaactaaaacgcgCGCCCGCTCCGTACGAGAGACAAATGCTGCTGCCCGCTGAGATTCGTGACAACGATCCAACGATCACTATATTCGACCTGAAGCCAAATGCAAATCAAGATTTTGACAGATCTTCAGCAAATATATAGATATAAAATCGAAAACAATAAGTCTATTTCAAGATAGCCAAAAATATCTCAAATCACACACATAAATTAGCTAATTAGGATGATGTTACCAATCAAAACATCCAATTGTCAAAAGAAAAGAACAATTTAGTTTCAGAAGTAATTGATAGGTTTCTTCTTGCATAATACGAAGTCTAAAAAAAAGATGAATACTAAGCAGTAATTCAATGAAACGGTGCCTAGCTAGCTAGATGTTTGTCTTCTCTACTCAAAAGCCCACTGGTTCTCCCTGCGTATCTCGGCCTCCTCCTCGGGTGTGAAGTCATTCTTGATGTTGAAAGTCTTGCGGATCTCCTCCGGAGTCTTTCCCTTGATCATGTCGGCAACAGTCTGGCAAGTAAGGTCGAGCAATCCCTTGATGTTGAGGTAGTTTGCAGCGAGGATGAGGTCTAAGAGGGTGGCCTGGTCGACCTTGACGAACTCGGCGTCAAAGCTCTTGAGGTCCTCAACCGGGGCGGCGTTTGCAGTAGAGGTGGAGGAGCTGGCATCGGCGTCGGCGGAGTCGGCCGGTTTGgggttggcctggacgtgcttctTGCAGTACTCGATGACCTTGGAGAGGATCTTGGAGTCGACGTTGGGGAGCGGGATGACATTGTCGGCGCAGTCGTCCTCGATCATGTGGCGGATGGTCTGAGACTCCATGGCGACCGCTTCCTCGACCTGAAATTCCTCGCCGTCCGAGCTCTTAAGCATGATCATCTTCTTCTCGCCTTCCTCGGACGCCATCGATCGGAGTAGGGAGGCGAAACGAAACCCTAGTTAGTAGCAAAAAAAGACACGGCGGCGGAAAAGCGAACGAAAGACACAGGAGCTTCTTTGCGTACGTGTTGGGCTAGGGTGGGAAGGGAACCGGGGGGATTTATTGGGGCCAGTGAGGCGGTGCCTACGGTGGACTCCGGGTCGTACTCGTGACGTAATCACTCGAGTTGGGCCCGGCCTCCTCCTGTAGTTTCCGTTTCCTTCGAGTGCGCAGATCATGGAGTCAGCCCGTCGGAcggggatccggcttgcctgcacCCTTTtcgtgctcccatccgtgctcccacttcatcctacggctgtccttttccctttttcttttctaatctaatcatctccccccctgattttcagggggtggggccgGGTCTTATTTTCtttcaatcaaatcaagccacgtacgcgggagcatggatgggagcatggaaagggagcaggcaagtctcttCCGTCGGACGGAGCTGCGTGGTCACGGCCAAGTGCCGCCGCGCGTCATATCTGAAGCCATCGCGGATGCCCGCTCCGTCGCCGCgtgtggaggaggagaggcagtccgcggcagccggccgtggagGAGCGCACGCTCGCCATGCATGGTCTTGCCCGGCCTCGCATGGCGTCCGTCGGCTAGACGCTTGAGTCCCTCGTCGGCCGTGAGTGCCTCTTCTCCCTCCCATCTCAGGTCAGGTTAGTGTTGCTCActtgcttgctgctgctgctgctttaatCAATCAATTTTAGGTCAACCAATCAATTTTTCTTTGTGTCTTCTTCAGGGTACATTACAGATTTCCAAAGTTTCCATGGTTTCAGAGAACTAAATTTCCATATCACCAGAATTTCGCCATTTCAACTAAATTTGCCATGCTTCTGTTTAGTTTTGCTCCTGCTGTAATCAATCGGTCAACCAATCATGTTTTATCTGCTATGCTTGTGTTTTCTTCAGGGTACATTACACATTTCCTAATTTGGCATGTTTTCAAAGAACTAAATTTGCCTTCCTCAACCAAAATCACCATGTGTTTCGGAGAACTAATCCCTAGAAAAAACTCTTAAATTATCCATGTAATTATTACAGATTCCCATGTTCCCATACATAGAAATATGATCTCTAATTCACGGCAAAAGTTGAAAAAATAACAGAATCATGTTTGGAGATCATTAAAGTCATGTTTTTCTACCCATGCCAAACTTAGAAGTATTTCTAAATTTTCACATAGCGAATTCGTAAAAAATTTTGTCTCCCATACATGGCAAATTTAGACCTTTTTGAAACACTCCCATGGCAAGCTTTAGGATTTATTTTTTCTCACTTAACCATGGCAAATCTACTTTATGGGTCATGGAAAATTTGCTTTCTGGAAAATTGCAAATTTAGTTGATGGACCATGGCAGATGTTTTAACTTCATAGTTACCATTGTAGTAGACAAATGATTGCCCATGGCAAATTTACTTTTGTTAGAATGGAAAATTTTATATTTTGGACCGTGCCAAATTTATTTTTTGTAGCATGGCTTTTTACTTGGTGGACCATGGTTAATAATTTGCAATGGTATTTTTTTTGTGCATAGCAAAAAAATTGGAACATGTCGTATCTGTTACCATGGCAAAAAAGTGTGTAACATGGAAATTTTGTTTCACAAACCATGGGAAGTTCTTTTTTATCATGGTGAACTTTTATTTTAGCCATGGGAATTTTTTGGTTaccatgatttttttatatatatttggaCCATGGAAAATTTACATTTTGTACTATATGGCTTTGTGACCACGGTGAATACATTTTAGAACATGGTCATTTATTGTCTTGAAACATGTCAAAAAAAATTCACACGTCATGGAAAATTTACTTTTTGTATCATGGCAAATTTCTTTTATTATCATGGCAATTTTGACCATCGTAGTTTTACTGTATGTAGCATCTCAGTCTTAGTACTTAGACCATCTCAATTATATTAATTAGACTAGATAACAGCGGAAAACTACCCTTGGAAAACTTTCTCATGTTTTAGCCATGGGCGCACTTAAGTTTTATAGTACATTCCTAGATTGTTCTAATGGAAAATGCTATTTTTGCATTGTCAATGGCAAATTTATTGTTATTTCGACCATGGATTTTTTTTTTATTCGAGACTGCCATGGCAATCTCTTTTTTCTTTTGAAATTAGCACGTACAATTTATTGTGCAAAATCTATGAATTTTGTCACGGCACAATTTCTAATGCATTCAAAATTATCTCGGTCTTTAGAAAATCTATGAGAGTGAATCTGCCATGCTCTTCTATCCTCGCCTGTGGCGGCTGATCAAATAGGTCAGCGTTCCTTACGTTATTGTCGTACGACCGATGACCGCCCAACAACTTACTGTCCAGATTAACGGCGACATCTGACCTTACACCCGAGCCCGAGTGAACGACCACcaaggccgccgcctcgccgccagaGATGGCCACGATAACTATGTTAGGCCACCGCCTCAACCAATTGGGCTCCCCAGATAGAGGATGCCATGGGAGGCGGCCGTACGGACGAGGAGCGTCCAATACGGGCGGACTTACACTCCTGCCAGGGAATAGGGTAGTGGCTCCCATGATCCCGTCGTGGAACTTGACGGCACTGGGAGCGACTACATGCATTGGAGATGGCACTCCTTAATGGTGTCCATGAGGAACGGTGGCAGGCACTATGGTGCAAATCTGGCCACCCCTGTAAAGCTCTTGCTGGATCCAACATTGTTTGGATTGTCGGCGCCACTGGTAACTCCGCCTTCACAACCTTCAGCCACTACAAGTACTTGGCCAAACGTCCCCCAAAGCAGCACAGGAATGGAACCCTGCCGCCGCCGTCAGCTGCGCGGAAAAGCCTGGTGGCGGAGAGGGGAAGGCACACAGGGATGGTTGCGAGAAAAGGCGATCGAGTCGCTGCCCGTGTTGCCCACGCGGGCGACTGCTAACTTATATAgactgagaagtaaaaaaaattgaaattgcaAATAGGGAAATACAAAACTGCGGATTGAAGGCGGGAGGCAATGACATAGTTAAAGACTAAAAGAATATGACTGAAAAGCGAACAAAAAGATTTCATCAGAAAACTAAAGAATAATGAGtccaatgtactccctctgttcctaaatataagtctttttatagatttcaataagaactacatacggatgtatgtagacattttttagagtgtacattcactcattttgctgcgTATGTAGTTCcaattggaatctctaaaaagacttatatttaggaatggggaGATAGCTTGCATGTACGTAAAACATAATGCTTGGATTAAAATACCGTATAAAAAATTAACTAAAGAAAAAGATTGAAGACCAAGGACTGATAAAAATAAATTGCAAAGAGGGACCGAAGAAGATTCACTAACGAACTAAACAATGACTGATTAACAAAGTATAAGGAATAAACACAGCagaaaagaaaaactgaagaaCGAATGACCAAACTGAAAATGTATCTGAAATTGAAATTATTGAGCTTTCTGAAAGCAATGACACCAAACAATGAAAAAACTGAGATAATGAATTCTTTTTTCCCTACTACAATGAAGAAAGAGCACTGAATGGAAACTTATTAGGAGTTTGAACACAAAACTGAAGAAAGAACACTGATTACTCGAGAAGAATAAAAAGGAATGAGGAATAAGGACAAACTCAAACATAAAACTTAGGGAGCCGAGAGACTTGAAAAAGGAAACTAAAA is a window encoding:
- the LOC123042743 gene encoding SKP1-like protein 1 isoform X2 gives rise to the protein MASEEGEKKMIMLKSSDGEEFQVEEAVAMESQTIRHMIEDDCADNVIPLPNVDSKILSKVIEYCKKHVQANPKPADSADADASSSTSTANAAPVEDLKSFDAEFVKVDQATLLDLILAANYLNIKGLLDLTCQTVADMIKGKTPEEIRKTFNIKNDFTPEEEAEIRRENQWAFE
- the LOC123042743 gene encoding SKP1-like protein 1 isoform X1 yields the protein MAQTKKMIMLKSSDGEEFQVEEAVAMESQTIRHMIEDDCADNVIPLPNVDSKILSKVIEYCKKHVQANPKPADSADADASSSTSTANAAPVEDLKSFDAEFVKVDQATLLDLILAANYLNIKGLLDLTCQTVADMIKGKTPEEIRKTFNIKNDFTPEEEAEIRRENQWAFE